In Thiospirochaeta perfilievii, a single window of DNA contains:
- a CDS encoding glycoside hydrolase family 16 protein — protein sequence MLIFTKEGMFASTLILLSSIFFISCDYGNLISNTNEEIVLEEPNLTINNFYIDPNKWELQWSDEFDDNNFDTNIWHRQIWLNPPNNEWEQYTGDPNTAYEQDGCMILKAEKKTGLPNSPGNYTSARVISNPGGQNGNSGSDGKVFKYGKIAAKIQLPYGKGIWPAFWMLGDNINETGGTTPWPSCGEIDILETGFAGNKDGYWGNATLGGALHYDTSVDNKATSWAYDTDHISLNSGKFADDFHIFEIEWNATEIIWKVDGTQYFRKDISDPIFNEFRNNFYVIFNIAIGGNLTDSPDDSTVFPQYMKIDWIRHYTKIE from the coding sequence TTGTTAATTTTTACAAAAGAAGGGATGTTTGCGTCAACATTAATACTTTTATCTTCTATTTTTTTTATAAGTTGCGATTACGGAAACCTAATAAGTAATACAAATGAAGAAATTGTTTTAGAAGAACCAAACCTAACCATTAATAATTTCTATATTGATCCTAATAAATGGGAGCTACAGTGGTCAGATGAGTTTGATGATAATAATTTTGATACTAACATTTGGCATAGACAAATATGGCTAAATCCACCTAACAATGAGTGGGAACAGTACACTGGTGACCCAAATACAGCTTATGAGCAGGATGGATGTATGATTCTTAAGGCAGAAAAAAAAACAGGTCTCCCAAATTCACCTGGAAACTATACATCTGCAAGGGTTATATCAAATCCTGGTGGTCAAAATGGTAACTCAGGGTCTGATGGTAAAGTTTTTAAATATGGAAAGATCGCTGCAAAAATTCAACTCCCCTATGGTAAGGGTATCTGGCCTGCATTTTGGATGCTCGGAGATAACATAAACGAAACAGGAGGCACTACTCCATGGCCTAGTTGTGGTGAGATAGACATTCTAGAAACAGGATTTGCAGGGAATAAGGATGGTTATTGGGGAAATGCTACTTTAGGAGGTGCGCTCCACTATGATACCTCTGTGGATAATAAAGCAACTTCATGGGCTTATGATACAGATCATATATCATTAAATAGTGGTAAATTTGCAGATGATTTCCACATTTTTGAAATAGAGTGGAACGCAACCGAGATAATTTGGAAGGTTGATGGAACTCAGTACTTTAGAAAAGATATATCAGACCCTATTTTTAATGAATTTAGGAATAATTTTTATGTAATATTTAATATTGCAATAGGGGGTAATTTAACGGATTCACCTGACGATTCAACTGTGTTCCCCCAATATATGAAAATAGACTGGATAAGACACTACACAAAAATAGAGTAA
- a CDS encoding GGDEF domain-containing protein, whose amino-acid sequence MDRKEESYSIREQIFLMFMPFCTLISIISLLTNKNDIRSNVLFIIAIAYFTTLTYLSYKKVSIPIIHRLGIYVLIFLILPVLWLREVEYFPLNITYTILIFMLLNYLTVGKERITLNILGITLLESLLLIFHDKIQTTTPWIILFPLVFLFLALLLITIERAYEIEKLNTQEREDKLTKLTRIDHLTGLYNRNYMEQKLKSVHNIWKRGVQTYSLIMLDIDYFKDYNDYYGHIKGDNCLKIISSILQEQITRDTDYAFRYGGEEFLIILGFTDVYGAEFVANKIKAAIDVAKIEHNSSKISNYITISMGISTINETYNSFSDLLLMTDKALYQAKNSGRNRVIHYKEDSLVTT is encoded by the coding sequence GTGGATAGAAAAGAGGAGTCATACTCTATAAGAGAGCAAATATTTTTAATGTTTATGCCCTTTTGTACACTTATTTCCATAATAAGTTTACTAACAAATAAAAATGATATAAGAAGTAATGTCCTATTTATTATAGCAATAGCGTATTTTACCACACTAACCTATTTAAGTTACAAAAAAGTTTCTATACCAATTATTCATAGGTTAGGAATATATGTCTTAATCTTCTTAATACTACCTGTTTTATGGCTTAGAGAGGTAGAGTATTTTCCACTAAACATAACATATACAATACTAATATTTATGTTATTAAACTATTTAACAGTTGGAAAGGAGAGGATTACACTAAACATATTAGGAATAACTCTATTAGAGTCCCTATTGCTAATTTTCCATGATAAAATTCAAACAACAACTCCATGGATAATCTTATTTCCCCTAGTTTTCCTCTTTCTAGCTCTGCTACTTATAACTATAGAGAGGGCCTATGAGATAGAGAAATTAAATACCCAAGAGAGGGAAGATAAGCTAACAAAGTTAACGAGAATAGACCATTTAACCGGACTATATAATAGAAACTATATGGAACAAAAGTTAAAATCTGTACACAATATATGGAAACGTGGTGTTCAGACCTACTCCCTTATAATGTTAGATATAGACTACTTTAAGGATTATAATGACTATTATGGCCATATAAAAGGAGATAACTGCTTAAAAATAATTAGTAGTATTTTGCAGGAACAAATAACAAGAGATACAGACTACGCATTTAGATATGGTGGTGAAGAATTTCTTATTATTTTAGGTTTCACAGATGTATATGGGGCAGAGTTTGTAGCAAATAAAATAAAAGCTGCAATTGACGTAGCTAAAATTGAGCATAACTCATCTAAAATAAGTAATTATATTACTATAAGTATGGGTATTTCAACGATAAATGAGACGTATAACTCTTTTTCAGACCTTCTTCTTATGACAGATAAAGCCCTTTACCAAGCAAAAAATAGTGGGCGAAATAGAGTAATACATTATAAAGAGGATTCCCTTGTCACAACCTAA